A segment of the Pseudoliparis swirei isolate HS2019 ecotype Mariana Trench chromosome 4, NWPU_hadal_v1, whole genome shotgun sequence genome:
tagtcactagctagttctatgaatatttagtcactagctagttctatgaatatttagtcactaactagttctatgaatatttagtcacgagctagttctatgaatatttagtcactagctagttctatgaatatttagtcactaactagttttatgaatatttagtcactagctagttctatgaatatttagtcactaactagttttatgaatatttagtcactagctagttctatgaatatttagtcactagctagttttatgaatatttagtcactagctagttctatgaatatttagtGACTAGCTAgttctatgaatatttagtcactaactagttttatgaatatttagtcactagctagttctatgaatatttagtcactagctagttctatgaatatttagtcactaactagttctatgaatatttagtcactaactagttctatgaatatttagtcactagctagttctatgaatatttagtcactagctagttctatgaatatttagtcactaactagttctatgaatatttagtcactagctagttttatgaatatttagtcactagctagttctatgaatatttagtcactaactagttctatgaatatttagtcactagctagttctatgaatatttagtcactagctagttctatgaatatttagtcactagctagttctatgaatatttagtcactaactagttttatgaatatttagtcattagctagttctatgaatatttagtcacgagctagttctatgaatatttagtcactagctagttctatgaatatttagtcactagctagttctatgaatatttagtcactaactagttctatgaatatttagtcactaactagttctatgaatatttagtcacgagctagttctatgaatatttagtcactagctagttctatgaatatttagtcactaactagttctatgaatatttagtcactagctagttctatgaatatttagtcactaACTAGTTCGatgaatatttagtcactagctagttctatgaatatttagtcactaACTAGTTCGatgaatatttagtcactagctagttctatgaatatttagtcactagctagttctatgaatatttagtcactagctagttctatgaatatttagtcactagcTAGTTCTATGAATATTGTTGACTGCAGCTTAACACTGCTGCCTGTGTAAATGCCACATGTATGATGATGATTCTATCTTCTTAATAATTCATGGGAGACCATGTCGAATGAGCTAAATTAGCGTCGGCTAAAACATCAGCCATTCAAAACTCTATTATTCCCTctgtgaccttttttttcttcgtctgGCAGCCGGAGGGAAGCGGATGATCTCTCGTTTGtccaaaaaaaagagtgaaatgGGAGTTAATAAGCAGCTCCTCTGCAAACACTGGGGGTCATTATGAATTGGAGGCAATCACACAGATCAAATATACAGCGGGCGGAAATGGAGCCGGAATTTTGGAGggggaaatacaacaaattgaAGAGGTCTGGTAAATATAATAATGCGCGCCTCGTGTAATCGTCCCTTTTAAATGCAGATACCGAAGAGGAGTGTTGACTGACGGATGCCCTcgtggacagaggagacacgaggagacggaGCCGCATGGGAACCGGTCTAAAGTTACAACTCGTCCAGCAGAGAGACTTTTTAGGAGCTTTTCTACTCCAGTTTTTTTCGTCTTCCCCGTTCGCAGGAGACTCGAGTCCGAGCGGGACCGATGTTCCGCCAATGTGACCGATTGATCCAGTAGATGAACGGTAAAGATTAAGAGAGGATGACAAATAGGCATGCTGCTTACACAGCGCGTGGGGCTAATCCTCTCCCTCCAccgccacctccacccccacccgcCTCCCCCCTGGGCTCCCTTTTGAGGCGCTGCCACCGAGGGAGCACCCACAGACAGTGACGGACCCCCGACGGCAACCTGTTGATCTGCCACACGTCGGGACCTCGGCCCATCTGCAGCTCCCCATCAGAGGAACCATCTGCCCACTGGGGACCGCTGGAGGCCGGCAGCAGCGacataattcatatttttttctttctccactaCAAAACCCAGAAGGAACTTGAACTTTTTTAGATTCCCGGACATTGTTATCTCGATATTTACTCCAAACTTTAGAGAAGAGGACTAATAGTTTCTTATCTCCAGTTGGCATCACTCTAGGtgacgttttttgttgttgtaaaggaCAAATAATGATGGAGGATCACCTGTTGAAGATCCCCATGGTGCCGTCCTCTTCCCTCAGTGAGTCCTCTGGGAGCGGCGGGATGGACGACAGCAGAGGAGGTAAGAGTTTCACACGAGCAACAGGTGTCCCTGGAGGCTGAACGGACACAAACCTGGCCTGGAAGTAGACGTATGGAGGTTTTAAATACtcatcatcttggtttttttcttctttttcatttgaGTTTCTCAGATTTGACGTCTCAGATGCCAAAACTGTGTTGTTCCTTCCATCTGTTTGAATGTTTGACTTAAAAAAACAGCCAAATTGACCAAAAATGTCTTGAACACACGAGTTGATGTCTCCAAGGATTTCttaaacacaaatacatttgattagaccaaaataaatatgaacagTACCATCCAACCGCAAGCTATCTGAATGTATGTATAATTAATGGGTTTATTTGGATTAAGATCAGTATCTCGGCATCGTTTTGTGTGAGCTGTTATTCTGCCCGCGGTCATTTATAGTTTTAATTTCATAATCACGCACACCAAATGAGCTTTTCAGGCCTAAACGGCTGTCGCGGTAGACTGAGCTGCCAGTGCAGATGGCAGCAGCCACACGTGTGGAACAATACCGGACCACATGAATGGCACAAACCAActggcccctgtgtgtgtgtgtgtgtgtgtgtgtgtgtgttttgacccACAGCCAAGAGTCCGTCCCCGGGCAAAGCTCTGAGCCCGGCTCTGGTGTGCAAAGTGTGCGGAGACACCAGCAGCGGCAAACACTACAGCATCTACGCCTGCAACGGCTGCAGCGGCTTCTTCAAGCGCAgcgtgaggaggaggctcatctacaggtgagagagaggaactCAAGAGATTTTATAACTTAAACGAACCAATTAGTAGAAGAGGTGTGCTATGGGAGGGAAAGCATCCTTTTCAAGGCCATTACATGGGGTTTCATCTCTGATTAAAACACACGTGATGTAAAATATTGTACGAGGATGTCTTTTAGAACCAAAGATGAAAAATTTCCATTTTTGTAACaacaatttattttacaaaagttACGTTTTTAAATTGGCAGTTTGATATTTTGTTGAAATTTATgtttaaaagtgtgtttttaaattaagGTTAGGATTAAAGTATCGGTTATGGTTTCATTTTCCGTACAGAAAGGAGTATGACGATACATTTCCccacaaatttgtaatttttaaaattatgatCTAAATGCTCTGATGGTTTTGATTGGACTCTCCCTCTTCAAAGTCTTGGTTTTGGATTATAACAGGTGCCAGGCCGGTACCGGCATGTGTCCAGTGGACAAAGCTCACCGGAACCAGTGTCAGGCGTGCCGGCTGAAGAAGTGCCTGCAGGCGGGCATGAACAAGGACGGTCAGTGTGCTTCCCACGAGACTCACGTGTGACCCCGCTCAACACCACAGATGTATCTCATGgttatctcctcctctctcctcctctctcctcctctctcctgtccctttccctctctgcaGCAGTACAGAACGAGCGGCAGCCTCGCAGCACAGCTCAGGTCCGCCTGGACTGCATCGACGTGGACCCCGACAAGGAACATCTGGCCACCACGCGGGAgcccgcctcctcttcctcctcctctacttcctcctcttcctccgcctcctcctcctcagtcatcACGTGGCCCCACATCACCTCCTCCGTGTCCATCTCCTCCTCGGCGGCCCCCCAGCGCTGCGTCAGTCCCCAGAACAACCACCGCTTCATGGCCAGCCTCATGACGGCCGAGACCTGCGCCAAGCTGGAACCCGAGGACGGTGAGGAGGGTTTTGGGGATCCGGGATCAGATTAGACAGAAGCTTTAATTCAAGGTGCACTTTCACCAAGTGGTCTATACTACAGTTTGGGTACTCAAAACTctgttattgatacattaaaGCCACAGGGAAACAGCATTTTAAGAGCTTGTTGTCCCCATAGATTTAAATATTTGTGGATGAAAGTGGGGATATTTGTTGGTCcaaaataatgtttatatacaATTTTATATTAAATGTCTTAAAATCAACATTTGAATTTACATTTAGAATATGTACACATTAATTCCTTTAGGATGCTGATAGGATGCTAATTTCTCTCTGGGTCAACAAAATTATTGCTATTGTGTTTTAGAGTGGATTTTTATTGTCTTTAGTGTGTCTGAGTGTTCTGATAAAAAATCGATTATCCAAttgatgatcaaacacaataaatacaataataatatacaacAATATTCAAAAATCTATTTAGCATGTGTGACATTTAGCATGTATCAAGACAGCGTGAGCATGCTCACGAGCTAAAAAGGACCAACGTTAAAATGTTTACGTGCATAATTAAACTAGCTTAAGTGCTGCAGCCTGACATCGTCTTCTCTGATTTCAGTTGACGAAAACATTGACGTGACGAGCAACGAGCCGGAGCGCGAGTCCTCGGAGTACCACATGGCTCTGTACCCGTCCAGCTCCGAGAACGTGTACGAGACCTCGGCCCGGCTGCTCTTCATGTCGGTGAAATGGGCCAAGAACCTGCCGGTGTTTTCCAACCTGCCCTTCAGAGACCAGGTGAGTCgtactactatatatatatatatatatatatatatatataaaatgtattataaatataatgatttatatatatatgtatatatgtatatatatacatatactgtatatattatatatacatatatatattatatttatatatatatacatatatatatgttcatataaacatatatatggtatatatatttatatatatagctatatatatatatatatacataggctATTGGagaatttattacattttcactTTCTGAGTTTATTTTCCCCCGCGACCCTAAGGAAAGATAAGcagtatggataatggaatggagtCTATTTAGATTTTTCCAGTAAAAATAAGAGAAAGCATTTAAAGATAAATGCTAAGATTGATGTTATTTCCAccacatcatttattttttaattcgacaatctttttttttcaaatgtcacttttttaattttttgcatTTGCACTGGTtgacaaaacatttttattcatttgttaAGATTCAAATGTGAAACTTGATGAAAAGAATCAATTGAAACAGatgttgttattataataaattCAATTAAAAGGTTTTAGATGACTTAATTGAATAgaattgactttaaaaaaaaattaatgaatattttgaaatacttttttcttgAAGATAAGCCAATAAATATAAGCCAATATTAATTCATACTGTCGTGTTACTGCTTAAGAATTATACATATTAAAAATGCTTTATTATCATTTATCAACAAGTTAGGGGCTTTCATATAGCCCTCTTTGTACCTACTGTTGCTAAGCAGCTTTATTGGTGCTCCGCCAGGTGATCCTGCTGGAGGAGGCGTGGAGCGAGCTCTTCCTGCTCTGTGCCATCCAGTGGTCTCTGCCTCTGGACAGCTGCCCGCTGCTCTCTCTGCCCGACCTCTGCCCAGGCATGCAGGGCAAGACCAGCTACACCAGCCTGGACCtgcgcctcctgcaggaggtctTCAGCCGCTTCAAGGCCCTCGCCGTCGATCCCACTGAGTTCGCCTGCCTCAAGGCCATCGTGCTCTTCAAGCCAGGTGAGGACGACAGGACTGTGAGAGGTCGGCGCTCTATTGGTACAACAATCTCACTCTTCTCATGCACTTTGTTCGCATACAACTATGGCTATGACTATAGCTAACCCATGTGATCAATTATGTATGTAATCCACATAATCACGTGCAAAAGTGTCATAGTGCAAAGAGCGATAAAGTCTGTAAAGTGAGGAGGTCGAGGTTAACGAAAACCCAGGAGACGGTTGTTCTTGTCCCAAGTTGACGTATAGTTATTGTAACCCAAacgttatttatttaattattacgtTTAATTTTTACGGAATTGTTACGTAACTTCCATACTTGAGTCATGCAACTTCTGCAGTTATTTCAACCCAAATCAATATATTTTCCATTACCTAAAACCATTTAGTTGCGTTGACTGACCGCCTCAGGGACTCGTGTCGCGGGACATGAAAAATAACCTCATAACTTTTTGTAAGACATCATATAAAATAATTGTGTGAGGATATATTGAATATTCCAATTTGGTTGAGACCAATAAATCTGACCGCTCGGCAGATTAACTTTCGGATCCTAATGATTTCAGTTACCCCCGACCTTTCCTCTAAAACAGGGGTGTCACACTCATTTTCACCGCGGGCCACACCAGCATCATGCCTGTCCCAAAgtgccggttgtaactgtaacactgtataaactactcaaacatattgttaaataactctctttgcatttgattattctttatttgattgtagaaatattgtacatcagacaatttctctaatattataacataaatccatttcatttgaaaccttcaaaataaaagcacaggatatttgtcttaaatttctttaagaaaaggtaatcaaatgtctttcaagccgtcaggggccacatacaaTTATgtggcgggccttgtgtttgacacctttcCTCTATAGTGTCActgtaattatataaatatacagttgGAAGCGATTACTCAGCTGTTACATATTAGATGgtctcttaaaaaataaaacataacctAAAAATCCACCATTTATGCAGGTTGTTTGCTCTACTGGTGATAAACTGTTTAATTCACTGTTAGATATAAATAATTCAGCTCTAAATTGGTGTAGTTATGTTTTAGAGAGTGACACCAGCTCATATTACACAGATATCCTGTCAGTATCTGTCTCACAGTATTCATCTGACTTGCTGTTTGCTCTCCTCTCCAGAGACTCGTGGGTTGAAAGACCCAGAACAAGTGGAGAACCTGCAGGATCAGTCTCAGGTGATGCTGGGACAACACATCCGCTCACACTACCCCAGTCAACCAGCCAGGTGGGTTCCCAGTCCACGCTCCCagtctgatgacatcaccgacACAGTGCATGCATGGAAACTTTAAAGAAAACTTTCATTACTTTGAATCTTATTCTGATTGTTGTCTTTTCTTTGTTACTGGAGTTAGTTTGTGATTGGAAATTAACTTTTAGGTAAATAATCTATCTGTTCACCCGTTTTCAAGCTCCTGTGTTAACTCTTCTAAGAGAGTAGTTGAAAgggttcattttttaaattcaaaattCCAAGCAGATTTCATGTCAATGTTTTCTATTCAGAATaaaaaatgcaattaaaatTTGATTCGGGAGAACTTTAGCAAAATCATGAAGCGtaacttttaatttttaaattgtaGTTAATTACGTAAATGTGCTTGTTGCAAAAATTTATAAAAACATGTCTTACAGGGGaaataataaatagatataattatacaaaaaataatgaaataagtaTCTAATAACTAAGATTTCCAGCTATTTCAACCATTACTGGTAAACTTTAAGACCTGAAAGACAAGCATGTAGACTGGCACTTTGCACGCCGGCACGTGTTTCTGAAGTGgagactattattattattagcaacAAATCATGAATGCACGCTTCACTACTTCCTGCTGTACACAGACGTTGATTatatcttttgttttcttttgtgtatTCAGGTTTGGaaagctgcttcttcttcttccctctctgcGTTTC
Coding sequences within it:
- the LOC130192300 gene encoding photoreceptor-specific nuclear receptor-like yields the protein MMEDHLLKIPMVPSSSLSESSGSGGMDDSRGAKSPSPGKALSPALVCKVCGDTSSGKHYSIYACNGCSGFFKRSVRRRLIYRCQAGTGMCPVDKAHRNQCQACRLKKCLQAGMNKDAVQNERQPRSTAQVRLDCIDVDPDKEHLATTREPASSSSSSTSSSSSASSSSVITWPHITSSVSISSSAAPQRCVSPQNNHRFMASLMTAETCAKLEPEDVDENIDVTSNEPERESSEYHMALYPSSSENVYETSARLLFMSVKWAKNLPVFSNLPFRDQVILLEEAWSELFLLCAIQWSLPLDSCPLLSLPDLCPGMQGKTSYTSLDLRLLQEVFSRFKALAVDPTEFACLKAIVLFKPETRGLKDPEQVENLQDQSQVMLGQHIRSHYPSQPARFGKLLLLLPSLRFVNSERIELLFFHRTIGNTPMEKLLCDMFKN